TTTGAAGGGCCATCTGGTCGCATGTGTACTTTAAAAGTAACAACTCCGTTTGGTAAGGTGGCAGAAGCGCAAACTATCTTAAATGCCGCAGTTTGTCTGTTGATTGACGCATGTTTTACTTCACCAAAATCAAGCGGCTTGGTAATCATGTAGCAGGAAGAGGCCAGGTCTACGGGTTGCCTAGCAGCCTTTGCATATACAACAGAACTGAAAAAGAGGCTTAACATCATTACTAAAGCCAGCTTTTTTGCAACCCTAACACAAAATATCATAGCTTGACTTGGCTATGTTTCGTTGACGAAAAGTCGCTGAGGGTTTGACTAATAGTTACAGCGTGCAAGCCTTTACTAATTTTAAATGTGTTTGACTCACCAGGAAGTACGTATCGAATAGGAGTGAGACTATGTTTTTTGCCCTTTGAATCAGAATAGCTCAATGCGCTAAAGCTAAGGACGTTTCCACCAGTATTGGTAAACACTAACCCATCGTTTACTTTCTTCCATGACCAAGAGGTTTTTACAGGCTTTATTGGCTTGGCAAATACAGGCAAAGTAATGTTGTACAAAATAGATATTGTATCGTTTCTGCTATTTGCTTTTCCGGATGAAATTTCTTCTAGCTTTATTCGGTAAGTAGTTACTTTATTTGACTGATTTTTTTTAAATAAACCTACTCTCAAGTCTTGAGATTTTTGTGGTGGTATCGTGAATATACTTGGTGATGGAAACAGGTCTTCTGTGGACTTAAGAACTTTCTTGTTGTTATCTAGTGACCATAAATAAGCAGTGGCTTGAAAAGTAACTGCTTTATTTGACTCATTGTACAAGTGGATAGTTTGTAACTGGCTAGAACCATTAAATGTCAGAGATGTCGGACTAATTTCTAGCGCACTACAGATAGATGGTAGCCCGGCTAGAAATACAGAAAACAAAATAAGTGATGTTTTTAATAATTTGTTGAGCATTATACATTTTTCCGTAGTGGCGCTAGTTATTATAATTTTATATTACTTAGAACTGGACTTGGACGTGAACAGTTTGCTGGTATGATTGCCCTGCTAACTTTGAGAAGTTTTGGTTAGCTGGTACTTGACCATATACTGGAGCTACCGCAGTTGTTGAGCTTGTCCACCTAAAGATTTCACCACCCTGAGCATGGTAGCGTCCATTATCTGGTGCGAACTCTTCGCCCATTCTAGTCTTCAATGTATACAATAGTTGGCCACCTTGTGATCCTTCCATAATGAAGCTGTTTGTTGGGCCAGTACCTGTAGCTATGTATAGCGTTGGAGCTTTATGTCCAACTGTGTAGCAGTTTTTCACTTTGATCGTTTCAGAAGCTTTGGCGCCATTTTTAGGATTGATAGTGCCGAAGTCTAGGTCTTTTGGCTGAACAATTTGGCAAGAAGCTACAATGTTTGCTTTTACATTCATATCAGCAGTAGCTGGTGGGCTTAGTGTTGATGCCGCAAAACTAGAAGCTGAAGCGAAAGAAAGCGTAGACGCTACCGCTAGAGCAATCTTAGTCGACTTTTTCATATTTAAACTCTCTATAAATTTGATGAATTCACAAATATCACCTTCCTGGTTAGTTGATCATGAAATGAATGGAATGATGTTCCTTTAACCTATATTTGCGGCGCGGAAGTGTAACATGCGGCATTTGTGCCACAACTAACAAGTCTATTAAATTTGCTTAAAATTTATCATAAAAATTCTAAATTTTGTTAATAAACCAAATGAAGGAATTTGATTAATTAATATGAGAAATGAGTTTTCGGTATTTATTATCATTATTTTAACAAGTGAATGAAAAAACTGCTTTTAAATAACTAATCTAAAAGCAGTTTACTATTTTTTAGGTTTAAATACGATTTAGAATTGTGTTAGTGAATATCAATATTTTAAACTATTTGTGTTGATATTCACTAGTGGATACTGAGTTGAGTTGCTATTGTGTCAGTCTCTTATTGGGTTTGGATGTGCCCGGCTTTGTATTTGAGGTCGTGGCAATAGCGTTCGCCAATTAATACAGGGCCATCTAGATCGACTACCGAGGCTCTAGTTGCAATGGGAAGAGCTGCTTTCATTGCAGTTGCTGTTCCAACCATGCAGCCCACCATTACCTCAAGGCCGTTCTCGTGTGCAGCTTGCTCCAGTTTTAGCGCCTCAGTTAGACCTCCGGTTTTGTCCAGTTTAATGTTGATCATCTCGTAGCAGTCAACCAATGAAGGGATATCCTTAGCTGTATGGCAGCTTTCGTCAGCACACAGTGGAATCGGGTGTTTTATGTTTTTGAGTAGAGTTTCGTCACCACTGGGTACTGGTTGTTCAATCATTGTAATATTGAAACAAGTTAGTTGCTGAAAGAGCTCCTCTAAGTTGAGTTCAGCCCATGCTTCGTTTGCATCGACAACTATTTTGCAACTTGGCGCTGCGTCGCGAACTGCTGTTAATCGCTCTATGATAAGCTCAGAATCGAGCTTCACTTTTAGCAAAGTAGCACCAGTCTCTATATATTCTTTTGCTTGCTCAGCCATGGTTTTTGGTTGATCGATGGAAACAGTCATTGCCGTTTCAATTTGGTCATCGATATCGAAGTAAGGAGCAGGGAAAGCAGTGCCATTGATTTGAGCCTCAAGGCTCCACAAAGCACAATCTAACGCGTTTCGAGCAGCTCCGGCAGGTTGTTTTTGCAGATCTAGCCTGGCTTGTTTGGGTTCTTGATTTCCCAAACTATTGCCAAATGATTCAATCTCTGCGAGAACGGATTCTATGGATTCACCATATCGCGAGGTAGGAGAGCATTCTCCTACCGCTTTATATTCATTGTACTCGACAGTCACTTGAATAATGTCGCAGTGTGTTCGTACGCCGCGAGAAATAATAAATGGTCTGTCGAGCGGAATATGTAAATGTTCACTGGTTACTTGCATCAACTGTGTCCTTTAGAGCGCTGCAACTTTTTCCACGATTGATTTCACGCTGAAGCGAACAGGGTCCGTTACCGGGATTTGATATTTCTCGCTCCAGTCTGCGCATAGTGTTTTTGCGTCTTCTAGTGAAATCGCTGATGTATTTAAGCATACGCCAACTATCGTTACATTGGGATTGGTCACACGAGCAGCTTGCAGGTTTGTCGAGATGGTATCTTCTATAGAAGGAAGGTCTGCATGTGGCAAGTTACGAATATGTTTTCGGCCTATCTCATGGCATAACACGATAGCGTCCGGTTGAGCGCCATGTAAAAGCCCCAAACTTACGCCAGCAAAAGAAGGGTTGAATAAGGAACCTTGTCCTTCTATTACGTCCCAATCATGATCACTGAATTCCGGGCTAATAGCTTCGACTGCACCAGAGATAAAGTCAGATACCACGGCATCGACTGATATGCCGCTACCTTCAATAAGAATGCCAGTCTGTCCTGTGGCTTTGAATCTTGCTTGGATGTTGTTTTCGTTTAACGCTTTTTCAATAGCCAATGCGCTAAACATCTTACCAACGGCACAATCAGTACCCACTGTTAGCAGGCGTTTACCGGAACGTTTTTTTCCAGTACCCACTTTTAGCTGATCGTCATAGTGGCGAACATCGAAAAGCTGGATACCTTTTTCTTCTTTCAGCTTTACTAGTTCAACAATATCGGATAAGCGTTGATGCATACCAGAAGCGATATCAAAGCCCATTTCAGCCGCTTGAATTAGCGTTTGTTTCCAGCTATCAGGAATGATGCCACCAGAATTTGCCGTGCCAATAACTAGCGTTTTGACGCCTTCATCTTTGGCCTGCTGCAGAGAATATTCAGGCAAGTCTAAAGAGACAGTTTCCTCGGTAAGTCTGATTTGGCCGATGCATGATTGTGGCCTCCATTTCAAAATACCGCGTGCTGTTTTTGCTGATAGAGGATCTGTAACGTCGCCAAGAAAGAGTAGGTATGGTTGAGCAATTTTCATGTTGGTGTTCGCCTAGTTGTTGTCTTTATTCACTCACTTTACTTGGCGGTAACTTCAGCATGAAATACTTAAGTGTTCGTCTTGTATAACATATGGTTATATACCCAAGTAACCTCTAGACGAATCACTCCCGAAGGGCGAGTATTTATGGCTTCACTGCGTCGTGATCGATTTACAACGTAGAATGACTATGCCTGCAAATTGCTGCCTAGTATTGAAGCCTTATCTATTTCGCTGAAACATGCATCTTGAGGTTATTGAGGTATAACTTTTCGAGTTGGTCGATAAAGTCTTTGGCAACAATCGAAAGCGGGTAGTGCTCAGCATAAAGCAGTGAAACTGTGATGTTGATGTTAGGGGTGAACTGGAGGAATTCTACTTCGTCAAAATGACGGTATTGGCTAGCGGTCCAAGGATCGACGATGGCAATACCAGATTGGTGGATAGCTAAGTCAGCTGCAACGCTGTGACTTCGCACAGTTGCGAGGTAATGGTAGTCAGGTTCGAAAGAGTGAACTTGTCGGCTTAGTTGCATTCCCAAGGGATCTCGTTCATCAAGGCCGATCAAAGGTATACCAAGATTTAATAACTCAGAGAAAGAGATTTGGCCAAATTGGTCGAGATCTTTTGCATAAGAAGAGGGAACAATAGCAACGAGTTCTTTTTCGTATAGTGGAGTCTGAACAATGGAGTATGGGACCTCGCCACCAAAGCATATTGCTAAGTCTATTTCGTTTTTAAGCAGGCTTTCACACATCTGATTTTGGTGCCCGGTTAATATTTCAACAGAATAGCCTCCCTCTTTTAGATAAGAGGCAACAACTGGTGTCAGGATGGTGGAAGCGAGAATAGGAGGCGCGCCGACTCTTATATGCTGCTCACCTTTCTTCAATTTATTGGTCATTGAACGAAAGTTGCCAAGCTGGTGATACACACGCTCGGCCTCAGGTAGTAAGGTTCTTGCTTCTCTCGTCGCAACCAGACGACCTTTCACTCTTTCAAACAAAGGAAAGCCAAGCTGTTGCTCGGTATGGGCTAACACTCGGGTAATGTTGGGTTGAGATACATTGAGGTTTTTGGCTGCGCCGGATACGGTACCCGTTTGCATGATTGAGTAAAACACTTCCAGTTGTCGCAAATTCACTCGAATACCTTCTAGCAATATATTTTCAACTAGTTAGTACTCTATGTGATCTTCTAGGCTTAAAACAACTGGAAGATACAGAATTTTCTAGTGAGTTTGGTGCTATTTTCTTTTTTTCATTACAGCAAACGCTATTGCACCTGCAAGAGCAATAATACCTAAACTCATGGAGCTGATATGTAAGTGAGGGTGCACGTCAAACGCGATACTCGCAATAAGAGGCGACGCGACGAAAATCATACAAATAATGACCAACAATATCGCCATTGGTGTCTGCTCATGATTTCTGTGTTGCATATCTACAGTCCTATTTAGAGGCTTCACTTTAAGCATAGGATAGGATGTAAAAAATGCTTACAAATTGCTGAAAAAATGAACTTTAGTACCATCTTGTGATATTGCCCTAAAGTTTCTGCTCTATAAATCTAAAAAAGTTATCAATAAATATATCTTCTTGCACCTGACTAAATATGGCTGGGCTGAACACTAATGAATTAGTCGTCTTATATAGGTAAGCGGCAGGCGAAAACGTCAAGTTGTGTCTATTCTGATGATTATATCAATCGTTCTATATTTTCATGAGAATTTCTGAGCAGGGAAGAAGTGATGCGTTTAAGCTTGACTAAAAAAATCACATTGTCATTTGTTGGAGCATTAGTCGTTACAACCATTTTGTTGACGACTATTACCTACTTTCGGGTATCCAGCCAAAGTCAGCAAAGTCTAGCGGCGAGTGTCTCAAGTTACAATCAACTGGGCTCACACGCCATTTCAGTTTGGCTTCAAGGTCAGGAAAGGGGTATTGATGCCTTGGCCAATGCGATATCGAAAACAACCAACAGACAACAGATTCTCAGCCATATTGTTCAAGCCAACGAAGCATCAAGTTATGACTTAACTTACCTCGGCACTGAGAGTGGCGAGATGTACAGAAATACTGGGATTAAAAATGACCTAGTTAATTATGACCCCCGTGTTCGCCCTTGGTATAAGATGGCGAAAGCGTCAAAAGAGGTTGTTGTGACTAAACCTTTCATTGGTGCCACTTCAGGGAAATTGACCATCACGATTGCAAAAGGGGTTTATCGTGGAGGAAAATTTGTCGGTGCTGTTGGAGCCAGTGTAAATCTGGATACTTTAGCCAATGACGTTTCAAACCTTCCCGCTCCAGGACAAGGTTTCACCTTTCTCATCTCAAATAATGGACTTATTCTTGCGCACTCTGATCCCAAACTGCGTAACAAGCCATACTCCGATCTTGGAGCAGACACTTCCTTGGAAAATATGGTGAGTAAATCAACGAAACACGGTGAGTTAGCAACAATACATATTGCTGGAGAAGGTTATTTGGTTTCCACAGCCAAAATTCCAGGTAGCGATTGGATGCTGGTTATGGCAGGAAAAGAAAGTGTCATGCTAAGTCCAATTAAGAAAACAACTCTGTTTTTGTTGTTAGCCGCATTCATTATGATTCTGATAGTCACATTGACCTCCAAGCCACTTGTCCAATATCTACTATCCAACCTCACAAAAGTATCCGATGCGCTGAAAGAGATTGCTAGTGGTGGTGGTGATCTGACTCAGCGTATTAAAGTGAAATCAGATGACGAAGTTGGGCGATTGGCGGACAATTTCAATTCATTTGTCGAAAAGCTGCAAAAATTACTCACCCACGTTCACAACGTGACGGATCGCGTCGACACTCAAGCAACAGAAACTTCACGCTCGGCGACTAAGCTTTCTGAAAGTGCAAATCATCAGCAAAATGAAGTGACTATGGTTGCGGCGGCGGTGACTGAAATGGCTACGGCTACACAAGAAATTGCTTCTAGCTCGGAACAAGCTGCGAGCGCTTCTTCAGATTCGGTAAAAATTAGTACCAAAGGGCAACAAGTGGCGAATACCTGTCAATCGTCTATTAGTGATTTATCTGATCAAGTTAATGATGCGGTTAAGATTATTCTTGAGCTAAAAAATCACGGTCAAACCATTAACTCGATTGTGAGTACTATCAGCGATATCGCTGAACAGACAAACTTACTCGCCCTCAATGCGGCGATTGAAGCGGCTAGGGCGGGGGAAGCTGGGCGTGGGTTTGCAGTTGTAGCTGATGAAGTACGAGTGTTATCACAGCATACACATAAGTCTACAGAAGAGATCAACGCAATGATTACGACGCTGCAATCTACTACACAAGATGCAGTGAAGGTGATGAATCAGTGTCATGAATTAGCTCAAACTAGCGTTAATGATGCCCAAAATGCTAGTGATTCTTTCCAGGAAATTTCGCAAGCGGTGAATGATATCAGCGATATGTCTACCCACATTGCAACAGCAGCCGAGCAACAAACGTCGGTGACCGACGAGATTGGCCGTAATACTGAAGCTATTCGTGCAGTCGCCACAGAATTCTTAACGGAATCTGAAAGTGGTATTCGCCAAGCAAACGACTTAGCAGAACAATCGCACCAGTTACGCAAACTTCTGAAGCAGTTCAAGTTGGCATAGAAACGTCTGTTTATTGAGAATTTCTAGCGAGTAATTAAGCAATGTAAATACTTATGACTATATTTTAATAGAGATTAAATAACCGAAGGGAAGGCTCCCCGTTATGATGAGTTTATTGTTCCTTATCATTTTGATTGCCATGATGTGCGCATTTAAAGGTAAGAAATGTAAGTCTTATATATTTTTTGCAGTGGGTTTGTTGTTAAGTCTGTATTGGCTTAGACATCATGCTACCGACACTCTCTCTATATTACTGTAAGGAGAGGATTTATGAACCAGTCTAGAGTTACACAACTTAACAGCTTAGGTCTGCTGGGAATGTCGGCAGTGCTGCTAGCCGCATTTGTCATGCAACTTTCCTTAAATGAACTGCCCTGTCCATTGTGTTTATTGCAACGGGTAGGTTTTGCGATGGTGATGTTTGGTTTTATGCTGAATTTAGTATATGGGCCTCAGCAGCGTCACTATGGAGTGATATTGTTGGGGGCACTATTTGGTGCAGCAGCAGCACTACGTCAGGTATCGTTGCATGTGGTGCCGGGCACACCAGGTTACGGTAGTCCTATATTTGGTATGCACTACTATACTTGGGCGTTTGTTTTGTTTGCAGCGACTATTTTTGCAGTTGCGGTATTGCTTGTTATGTGGCGAGAGGAATGGAGCAACGATGAGTATGAGATGACAACGGTTGGTCGGTTTGCATGCCTGCTAGCGATTTCGGCGGTAGCCTTGAATGTCATTTCGACTTTTATAGAGTGTGGCCCATATCAATGCCCAGATAACCCAGTCAGCTATTGGTTTATTGATAAAATGAGTTAGGTTTTATCACTTCTATAAGCTCTGCTTAACAGATTTGAGAGTCGGCAAAATATAGTTGCCGACTCTTTTTCTTTACGGCTCTATCTGTATGTGCTGCTCCAATGTAGGGGCATGAGGTTTGTCCAACTTGATGGTTTGAGTTGGGAAGGCGATATCCGCGCCGTTTTCATGGACCACATCCAGTACTTTCAACATTACATCTTGTTTGACTTCATGGAAGCGTATCCAGTTGACCGTCTTGGTAAAGGTGTAAATCATGATATCTAATGTAGACGGACCAAACTGGTTGAAATTGACTATCAGAGTTTGGTTTGTGTCGATATCTGGATGTTTTTCCAACATGGATTTAATACCACTGACCACGTTTGCTACATGGGCGCTGTCTTCATATCGAATACCAATGTTTTCGTAGATACGGCGATTGAGCATGCGTGAAGGGTTCTCAACCACAATGCTGCTAAAAACAGAGTTTGGTACATATAGTGGGCGTTTATCGAATGTTCTGACAATCGTCATTCTCCAGCCGATTCTTTCTACTGTTCCTTCAATTTGACGATCCGGTGATCTTATCCAGTCGCCGACTTTAAATGGTCTATCGAAGTAGATCATTAAGCCACCGAAAAAGTTAGCCAGTAAATCTTTGGCCGCCAAACCGACGATTAAGCCGCCGACACCACCAAATGTCAGCAATCCAGATAAACTTAAACCAAAAGATTGCATGATGGTAAGCGCGCCGATAACAAGGAATATCAGCCGTGTTACTTTTGCGATGGCTTGTACTGTGGTTTCATCTCGCTTTTTTTGGCTTAAGACATACTTCTCTACATTGTTAATGAAGCGTATGACGATCCAGAGGAAAATTGCGATAACGAGCAAGTGTTTGAGCGTACTCAACCAGTTGAGTTCTGACTGAAAGCGGTTTTGTAAAAGTATTCCAATCGATACAGTAGCTGGCCAACACCAGATGAGAGTACTCACTGGCGTTTTGAGTGCATGGAGGGTTAAGTTATCCCATTGAAACTTGGTTTTGTCGACAATAGGGTCCAGCCGACTGTAGATAATACGCCATGCAACCCAAGCCACAAAACTCGCTGCAGTTATAAAAATAACATTTGTATCCCAATCCGCTGGCAAAGTGCCAATATACGACGTTAATCGGGTGAGTAATTCGTTCATATTGTTCCATCTTTTTGGCTGACAGTCCTGAAGGGCTTACTTCCATAGTAGACCTTCACGAAGTTAATTGAGCGATTTTGATAGTTCTAGCGAGATTATAATTACTAATCTAAGTTTTAAAAATCAACCTTAATTTCTAGGCTAATTTGTGACCTGACATAGTTCACATTTTTATGTCAATTTAATGTCAGAATGTAATTTTAAAGTTTGATATGCGAAATTTATAGGAGCAAACTTAGCTCCGCTTTTTTTGACGACATATAGGCAAAAATATGAGACCAGGTGATAAGCAGTTTGCAGTGATCGGTTTAGGCCGTTTCGGTTTATCTGTTTGTAAAGAGCTACAAGATGCTGGCGTACAAGTTCTAGCAGTAGACATCAATGAAGACAGAGTACGAGAAGCATCCGCGTATGTGACTCAAGCAATCGTAGCAAATTGTACTAATGAAGACACGGTCGCAGAACTGCAACTCGCAGATTACGATATGGTGATGATCTCCATCGGTTCAGATGTGAACTCTAGTATTCTAACAACTTTGGTTGTGAAAGAGTCCGGAGCACAATCAGTATGGGTTAAAGCCAACGATAAATTTCATTTTAAAATTCTCCAAAAAATAGGTGCCGACCATATCATAATGCCAGAGCGTGATATGGGTATTCGTGTGGCACGTAAGATGCTCGACCGCCGAGTTCTAGAGTTTCATGAATTAGGTAGTGGCATGGCAATGACAGAGATCATCGTCAGTTCTCGCTTGATGGGCAAAACGTTATCTGATCTTACTTTGTGTAAAGATTGTGATGTTCAAGTACTAGGCTTCAAGCGTGGTCCAGAAATAACTAAAGCTCCTGAACTTAACACGCCTCTAGAAATTGGGGACGTGATCATCATTGTTGGACCAAAAGTGACCTTGGCGAAAAAAATTAAATCGTTATGAGTACTTACGACAAAATCAGCTCTATTTTTCCATTAGAGCCGGGTAAAAAAGCAAAAAAAGGTAATGAACCTAGAGTAATTCTACTGACTTTCCTTGGTGTGTTGATTCCATCTGCGCTGTTGCTGACATTACCCGTGTTTTCAGTGACCGGACTCAGTGTGACTGACGCTCTTTTTACTGCGACGTCAGCCATTAGTGTAACGGGGTTGGGCGTTGTTGATGCTGGAAAACATTTTACAACCGAAGGCCAAGTTCTGCTGATGTTTTTGATGCAGGTTGGTGGCCTAGGGCAGATGACACTGTCGGCGGTTTTGCTGTATATGTTTGGCGTAAAGTTAAGCCTTAAGCAACAAGCATTAGCGAAAGAGTCATTGGGGCAGGACACTAGCGTAGACATACACAGCCTAGTAAACCAAATAGTCATTTTTGCTTTTGCAACTGAGTTTGTTGGTTTTGTTCTCTTATCTCTCCATTTTGTCCCTCAAATGGGGTGGGAAACAGGCATGTTCTACGCCTTATTCCATGCTATTTCCGCCTTTAACAACGCAGGGTTCTCGCTTTTCTCAAATAACATGATGGGTTATGTAAACGACCCGTTAGTGCTTTTGACATTGGCTGCATTATTTATCTTTGGTGGGTTGGGCTTCACGGTTGTTGTTGATCTTGCCAAAAACTGGCGTAAGGGTTTTTCACAGCTGCTATTGCATACAAAAATCATGGTCATTATGACGCCAGTGCTACTAATCTCAGGTACTGTTCTGATTTGGGCGTTGGAGCGCCATAACCCACAAACGCTTGGGCCTCTATCAGAATCTAGCCAATGGCTATCAGCGTTTTTCCAATCAGCCAGTGCTCGAACTGCAGGGTTTAATACCGTTGATTTAGGTCACTTTACTCACCCAGCGTTGCTTGTGGTAATAGTGCTTATGCTTATTGGTGCGGGCTCTACGTCAACAGGGGGCGGGATAAAAGTGTCAACCTTTACCGTTGCCGTTGTTGCTACTTGGGCATTTTTGCGTCAGAAGAAGCATGTTGTGATGTTCAAGAGAACTGTAAATTGGCAAATTGTCACTAAGGCTTTAGCCATTATTGTAGTAAGCGGTGCGCTGCTTACTTCTGCAATGTTTGTATTGATGATCACTGAAAAAGCGAGCTTTGTTAAAGTGGTATTTGAAACGGTGTCCGCGTTTTCTACAGTAGGTTTGACAGCGGGTTTAACAGAGCATTTAAGCGAAGCAGGAAAGATAATACTAATCATAGTGATGGTTATTGGCCGAATTGGTCCGTTGACGCTAGCATTCATGCTCGCGAGGCCTGAGCCGTCTTTGGTGAAATATCCCGAAGATTCGGTTCTAACGGGGTAACGAAGTTTGTTATGCCAAGAGAGTTAAATGGAGCCTAGGTGAATTTGCCTAGGCTTTTTATTTGCCACTAAAGTGGTCGCTTAACGCAGCACGACGTGCTTTTGCTCCGCCAACACCGCCACTCATGTCAATGGTGTGTTCATACCCCTTTTTGATTAATCGTTGGCTAGGGGTTTCTGGAGAAATACGCTTTAACTGAGGAGATTTGTAAGAGCCAGCAACCGCATAAACAGTCACACCACTACCTGTTTCAATCGAGACCCTTTTTCCGTTGAATTTAAATTGTGTAGTGATAAGACGGTTGTTTTTGAAAACCCCGGTTCTGTTGAGAGTAATAACATCGGTGTCG
This genomic stretch from Vibrio marisflavi CECT 7928 harbors:
- a CDS encoding fimbrial biogenesis chaperone, which produces MLNKLLKTSLILFSVFLAGLPSICSALEISPTSLTFNGSSQLQTIHLYNESNKAVTFQATAYLWSLDNNKKVLKSTEDLFPSPSIFTIPPQKSQDLRVGLFKKNQSNKVTTYRIKLEEISSGKANSRNDTISILYNITLPVFAKPIKPVKTSWSWKKVNDGLVFTNTGGNVLSFSALSYSDSKGKKHSLTPIRYVLPGESNTFKISKGLHAVTISQTLSDFSSTKHSQVKL
- a CDS encoding spore coat protein U domain-containing protein, encoding MKKSTKIALAVASTLSFASASSFAASTLSPPATADMNVKANIVASCQIVQPKDLDFGTINPKNGAKASETIKVKNCYTVGHKAPTLYIATGTGPTNSFIMEGSQGGQLLYTLKTRMGEEFAPDNGRYHAQGGEIFRWTSSTTAVAPVYGQVPANQNFSKLAGQSYQQTVHVQVQF
- a CDS encoding dipeptide epimerase; this encodes MQVTSEHLHIPLDRPFIISRGVRTHCDIIQVTVEYNEYKAVGECSPTSRYGESIESVLAEIESFGNSLGNQEPKQARLDLQKQPAGAARNALDCALWSLEAQINGTAFPAPYFDIDDQIETAMTVSIDQPKTMAEQAKEYIETGATLLKVKLDSELIIERLTAVRDAAPSCKIVVDANEAWAELNLEELFQQLTCFNITMIEQPVPSGDETLLKNIKHPIPLCADESCHTAKDIPSLVDCYEMINIKLDKTGGLTEALKLEQAAHENGLEVMVGCMVGTATAMKAALPIATRASVVDLDGPVLIGERYCHDLKYKAGHIQTQ
- the dgcN gene encoding N-acetyltransferase DgcN; this encodes MKIAQPYLLFLGDVTDPLSAKTARGILKWRPQSCIGQIRLTEETVSLDLPEYSLQQAKDEGVKTLVIGTANSGGIIPDSWKQTLIQAAEMGFDIASGMHQRLSDIVELVKLKEEKGIQLFDVRHYDDQLKVGTGKKRSGKRLLTVGTDCAVGKMFSALAIEKALNENNIQARFKATGQTGILIEGSGISVDAVVSDFISGAVEAISPEFSDHDWDVIEGQGSLFNPSFAGVSLGLLHGAQPDAIVLCHEIGRKHIRNLPHADLPSIEDTISTNLQAARVTNPNVTIVGVCLNTSAISLEDAKTLCADWSEKYQIPVTDPVRFSVKSIVEKVAAL
- a CDS encoding LysR family transcriptional regulator; protein product: MNLRQLEVFYSIMQTGTVSGAAKNLNVSQPNITRVLAHTEQQLGFPLFERVKGRLVATREARTLLPEAERVYHQLGNFRSMTNKLKKGEQHIRVGAPPILASTILTPVVASYLKEGGYSVEILTGHQNQMCESLLKNEIDLAICFGGEVPYSIVQTPLYEKELVAIVPSSYAKDLDQFGQISFSELLNLGIPLIGLDERDPLGMQLSRQVHSFEPDYHYLATVRSHSVAADLAIHQSGIAIVDPWTASQYRHFDEVEFLQFTPNINITVSLLYAEHYPLSIVAKDFIDQLEKLYLNNLKMHVSAK
- a CDS encoding methyl-accepting chemotaxis protein, which produces MRLSLTKKITLSFVGALVVTTILLTTITYFRVSSQSQQSLAASVSSYNQLGSHAISVWLQGQERGIDALANAISKTTNRQQILSHIVQANEASSYDLTYLGTESGEMYRNTGIKNDLVNYDPRVRPWYKMAKASKEVVVTKPFIGATSGKLTITIAKGVYRGGKFVGAVGASVNLDTLANDVSNLPAPGQGFTFLISNNGLILAHSDPKLRNKPYSDLGADTSLENMVSKSTKHGELATIHIAGEGYLVSTAKIPGSDWMLVMAGKESVMLSPIKKTTLFLLLAAFIMILIVTLTSKPLVQYLLSNLTKVSDALKEIASGGGDLTQRIKVKSDDEVGRLADNFNSFVEKLQKLLTHVHNVTDRVDTQATETSRSATKLSESANHQQNEVTMVAAAVTEMATATQEIASSSEQAASASSDSVKISTKGQQVANTCQSSISDLSDQVNDAVKIILELKNHGQTINSIVSTISDIAEQTNLLALNAAIEAARAGEAGRGFAVVADEVRVLSQHTHKSTEEINAMITTLQSTTQDAVKVMNQCHELAQTSVNDAQNASDSFQEISQAVNDISDMSTHIATAAEQQTSVTDEIGRNTEAIRAVATEFLTESESGIRQANDLAEQSHQLRKLLKQFKLA
- a CDS encoding DUF5993 family protein, producing MMSLLFLIILIAMMCAFKGKKCKSYIFFAVGLLLSLYWLRHHATDTLSILL
- a CDS encoding disulfide bond formation protein B, which gives rise to MNQSRVTQLNSLGLLGMSAVLLAAFVMQLSLNELPCPLCLLQRVGFAMVMFGFMLNLVYGPQQRHYGVILLGALFGAAAALRQVSLHVVPGTPGYGSPIFGMHYYTWAFVLFAATIFAVAVLLVMWREEWSNDEYEMTTVGRFACLLAISAVALNVISTFIECGPYQCPDNPVSYWFIDKMS
- a CDS encoding mechanosensitive ion channel family protein, giving the protein MNELLTRLTSYIGTLPADWDTNVIFITAASFVAWVAWRIIYSRLDPIVDKTKFQWDNLTLHALKTPVSTLIWCWPATVSIGILLQNRFQSELNWLSTLKHLLVIAIFLWIVIRFINNVEKYVLSQKKRDETTVQAIAKVTRLIFLVIGALTIMQSFGLSLSGLLTFGGVGGLIVGLAAKDLLANFFGGLMIYFDRPFKVGDWIRSPDRQIEGTVERIGWRMTIVRTFDKRPLYVPNSVFSSIVVENPSRMLNRRIYENIGIRYEDSAHVANVVSGIKSMLEKHPDIDTNQTLIVNFNQFGPSTLDIMIYTFTKTVNWIRFHEVKQDVMLKVLDVVHENGADIAFPTQTIKLDKPHAPTLEQHIQIEP
- a CDS encoding potassium channel family protein, whose product is MRPGDKQFAVIGLGRFGLSVCKELQDAGVQVLAVDINEDRVREASAYVTQAIVANCTNEDTVAELQLADYDMVMISIGSDVNSSILTTLVVKESGAQSVWVKANDKFHFKILQKIGADHIIMPERDMGIRVARKMLDRRVLEFHELGSGMAMTEIIVSSRLMGKTLSDLTLCKDCDVQVLGFKRGPEITKAPELNTPLEIGDVIIIVGPKVTLAKKIKSL